From Arachis hypogaea cultivar Tifrunner chromosome 3, arahy.Tifrunner.gnm2.J5K5, whole genome shotgun sequence:
TTCTTCACCCTCCGATGACTCTGCTGCCATAATGAATGAAAGCTGCAAAATTGGTTTGTGGTATATGGAATGAGGAACTTGTAATAAGGAACTTTGAGAACTTAACATAAATCCTGGGAACCCCCCATGTTTGAAAATGAATAAGGAATTGTAAGAACCTGACATCTAGTGTAAGTAGAAGAATGAACAGTAATAAAAGGGCGAGATGCAGTGATATCAGTGAGAACCTATCCACTATCCAACAATATAAATTCACATAATATAAAAAACAGCACAAGAATATAAAAAAGCAGCTTAATATCAGAAATTCAGAATATAATTTCTGTAGTATTATTCACCTTTGTATGCAAAACAAAGGTTCAAGATATCGGAAACCCAGCAATGGTCCACGAGAGCAACCTGTCACAAACCTATAGAGAAATATTCTATCCACACTCAGCTTCTTTATATATGAACACTAACTCTTTCtctttatccttcatgatttaATGAGTGAATATTACACAAAAATTCTTGCTGTTTCATGCAAGTGAATATTACACAAACTTATCTATACCAATACTTGCAATATTAATAGATTAATTTAAGAGCAAAAAGTGGTGTGGTTCAGGATAATAACATACAAGAACAGCAACTGCCACTTCTCTGTATGCCAGTCTAAGCTTCAATTTTTCAGGAATTTCAGCACTATCCTCTTGCCCTGTTTCAAAAGTTCCTTTTCGCTGCAAATTCACAAGATCCACAATAAGATATGAAGCGGAAGCAGAAAACATTAAACACAtcagaagaaaaaatatattgcCCTGCCAAAATGATGCAGAGAAACCACCAACCCTCTTTAATGCCTCAAGTAGCTCATCTCGCCCAATGTAATCCAAATGCCTCTGAGCGAAAGAATTTATTCCTAGCATGCACCTAGTTTACACACGAAAAAAGATGGATAAAGACAATGAAATACTTCTCGAAGCAAGGTTCATTATGCATAAATTGTCGGAGGAGGAAATCACCTTCAAAATGGCAAATCTTCCATCCTTTGATGGCAAACCAACTCGAATGATCTTGTCAAAACGACCCTTCCTCAACAAAGCGGGATCAAGAATGTCTAATCTATTTGTAGCACCTATCACAAGCACCTGAAATTTAAGTTTAGAATATCAAATAACATCATTGTAACCTGGAAGCCAATTAAAAGCATACCTGTGCTGTAGAAACTTTGAATCCATCCAAATTAATGATATAAAACACTTTGATTTTGGATAGGAAAAGAGATATGTACAAAGATAGGAGCATCAGACAGCAATAGCCACAAGTTAGTTGAGGCAGTTATTAgtctattaaaatttaaatcacatCACACTATTCCCTAGAATGAGTCATCACAACTGGGAAACAACAGATGAAACAAGAGGCTATGACGATCGTACCTTCTTTTTCCAGAAGCTGGATCTTTTGTAAGTGATGCATTGCTGGCCACATGGATCAGATCATAAGTTCGAGGATACGTTGAGAAAGGTTCGCACTTGAGAACAATAACAAAACGTCTCAGATCCAAAACACTAACCCATTGAAAACTGCAATACATgttaatgataatgaaaatttttGCCAGAAAGAAGGGtcctaattaaagaaaaaaacaagTTAGAATATAGATGTGCTCGAGTTATTTTTCAAAAAGacgaataataataattatcattAAGACATTTACTACGAACAGTTTGGAGGTTTGCCACATTATAGAAGACAAAATATTGAACTCCAAAGGCTCTTTCCGATATCCCCTTAAGTGAAAATACATGAAATTCTGAGCATAGAACTTACCAATCATGATAGACTCCTATAAGACCTCTGTCAAAGACCAATTTAAAGTACCTGCAAAACAAAATTGTTTAGAACCAATTGTTTTTCAGGCAGATGTTTAGTGTATAATGGTgtgttttaagttttaacatcACAAGACTCAATATATAGAACCTGGCATGTTTGAGACATAGCCACCTCTGTTCTCAATGCTGCCCCGCTCAGTATTAGGTTCATGGTCAGTAGTCATCTGTACAGCCTCCCCTCCCCTTGACAGAACTtgcaacataaaaataattaattaagagtgAAATAgcaagaatatagatacatattaCTACTTATGTACACATAAAAGAAAAGCACAGCAGTGGAGAAAACAGAGACTGAATCTGAATTCAAAAATGGAGGCTCAATTGAAGATACTAGTATAACGTAAAAGCTAGGGTGCATAATGTAAAATCCATTCAATCAATTAAGTCATTTTTCATTCATTCACCAATTCACATACTATAAATACTCTTCAATTCTTTATTGCATAATATTGTGAGTATATTTGAATCCACACAGCAGCAATATAATAACCATGTATCGTTATATGATGATAATCcagaactaaaaataataaactagCTAGGTAATAGCAACCACAACATTGCCATGCCTTGTGCTTCCTTTGGCATTGCAAATCCCTGCAATGAGAGAAAATATTTAGATAGATTAAGATTCAAAAGTAGAGTAGGCATGAGTAACAAAAAGTGCAGTATAAGACTATTGGTAATAACAAAATTAAACGTACTGGTCTTGGACGACGGGGTAAGAAGATGGAGGGCCCCCTAGTTCTTAGTCGGACTTTCTCAGAAATCTCAGACTCCACCGTTGCCATCTTCGTCACAGTAAAGTAAGATTACTTATACAAGTATATTACAAAAGAATCAATTTATATACAATATGGAAAAGAATAAGTTACTGGGACTTCACCAATGTGAAATGCTCTCGGGCATCCATCGCAACACAAAAGATCCCCTCCATCAGAACATATACTGCAGAGGTCATCATTATCACTGGAGGAAAACTTCCGTTCTTTTAAATAATTGATGGACAGCTCATGGAGTGAGACTCCATTAGATGTGTACATGTGGAGGTAACTGCAATACATACATCAAAATGTTAGAACAGGGAAGCAAACACTAGTCAATTTTCTCAATACACCATACTATAAAATTTGAGGGTCCAAACACATCGAGATTTGAGGCTAGAAAGTTGAAGGAGAACaaatggcgaaaaaaagaagAGGGGCGAGAGAGAAGTTTTCAAATGAGAAGAGGCAATGAATACCGACAAGCCTTGTAATGTAAAGCCAAATGCATGGAGATAATAACTTAATCCAATAATAGAGTTTGAACAACAGAACTCATGGTTTCCTACGTGATGCCCAACCGGCAGGAGCTTCAAACTGGGAGGGGCTAATCTGctcattcatttttattttgtatttcaaaagGAAGTGTCAAATGTCTAGTTGAAACCAAATATATAGGACAATTACACTACATAAGAAGAAGTAACTCTTTGTCACAGCAGCTACAAACTATTCCAAAACACCGCTTGTAACCATCCAATAGTCGCTGCCAACACAAGAAAAGCACATTCAGAagaacaataatttataaaaataggaaaataaagacGAGTCACTATCAATGCAATGCAACCTTTCCGTGAACATAGTATGCTACTTCTGTTCCATCTGGCAACACATCTGCTTCAAAGATCAACTTATGCAAGCGTAGATCCCTTTCAAAATTCACGTATAAGAGAGAAAAATACATGtcgaaacaaataaaaataatatttaattcatACACAAAAATTGCACTTTCCAACAGAACACAAATGCTTACTTCGTAGTTACTTTTCCATCACTCTTATCACGAGATGTGCTGTGCTTCATTCCATTGTTTATTGACTTTCAACCACAATGGGTTCCGGGGATCTGCAATGGTAAAAAAGTTCATGTTATATAATCATATGACTACATTGAGGCAAAGAAATTCCAATCAGTTTTGTAATACGTCTGTAGGAGTGACATGCAAATACATTTATACAAATGATACTCAAATAAATCACCAATGTATGAATGCCTGAAACCAAACTTGTCATCCGGCTAGTATACAGAAAAGAAATGCTCCGTAAATTCTGACGATGGCCTTACCTATATTACATATGACGATGACTTAAAAAAAATGCCTTGCTATCCAACAAATGTCATGCTTTTCTTTCTTGAAGTGTTATAGTATTCCATGATATACTAATTATGATCATCAAGCAAACAACTAGTACCTGGATTGAACTGCAAGTGAAACATTGCAATTGCTGGTGTCGGTTGTTTGAGTGGGGAGGTTAGGAGGGCATTCCTTCAACTCCATGCATGAATTGCAGAATAGTCTCGACACAACATTGGCATCTTCAAATGTACAATGATAAAATAGTGTTACTTGTTAGCCTGACTGGAATAAGCTTGCAAGCACGTCAACAAAGGACAGGAAATCAAACAAGTGAATCTCAAACCTCTGCAGTTAAAACAAAAGGTAGATTTCTTTATGGTCAAGCCTCCTCCAATGACTTTTTGGACAACTTCTTCCAAGGTTTCTAATGGTACATCCAAACATGCATTCATGACATCACGAAGAGTACTCCCATTCTCAAGGTATATATACTCGGGGGGGCACTTGTTTAAACGACTAGCATTAAGCTTAAACAAGGTGGGCGTCACAACCTAGTTCCACAAAAAACAAAGGAACTGACACACAATATTTTAGACCATACAGTAACATAAAGTGTATCTTCATTTTACTTACCTCAACACCATGGCAATCTTCACAATTGCACACAATCCCATCACCATTAATCACTCCCCGAAGCCCTGCTTATCCAGCCTTGCTTGCCTGCAAATTTCTCAAATTCAGACACTCACATTTTCAACAGCAATACTCATATCTCAAAAGAGAGCCTATGCGATAAGAAGGAAAATCAGCCAACACCTTCACACTGTGAGCATAATTCACTGCCACACCCTCAAGAATCCCTGTGGCTAGAAGCTCCTTCAGACTTGTTGGGCACCTCTTAGTACTAGCCTTGGACACAGCAACCAATGCACCATCTTCCATTTCCTGCTTGACATCATCACCAACTTCAACAGCTTCGGCATTGTTATTTACCTTATCATTCCCAACCTTTGCGCCACTAACATCATCTTCCAACTTTCTCTTTAGTATATCACGAGATGTGCTGTGCTTCATTCCATTGTTTATTGACTTTCAACCACAATGGGTTCCGGGGATCTGCAATGGTAAAAAAGTTCATGTTATATAATCATATGACTACATTGAGGCAAAGAAATTCCAATCAGTTTTGTAATACGTCTGTAGGAGTGACATGCAAATACATTTATACAAATGATACTCAAATAAATCACCAATGTATGAATGCCTGAAACCAAACTTGTCATCCGGCTAGTATACAGAAAAGAAATGCTCCGTAAATTCTGACGATGGCCTTACCTATATTACATATGACGATGACTTAAAAAAAATGCCTTGCTATCCAACAAATGTCATGCTTTTCTTTCTTGAAGTGTTATAGTATTCCATGATATACTAATTATGATCATCAAGCAAACAACTAGTACCTGGATTGAACTGCAAGTGAAACATTGCAATTGCTGGTGTCGGTTGTTTGAGTGGGGAGGTTAGGAGGGCATTCCTTCAACTCCATGCATGAATTGCAGAATAGTCTCGACACAACATTGGCATCTTCAAATGTACAATGATAAAATAGTGTTACTTGTTAGCCTGACTGGAATAAGCTTGCAAGCACGTCAACAAAGGACAGGAAATCAAACAAGTGAATCTCAAACCTCTGCAGTTAAAACAAAAGGTAGATTTCTTTATGGTCAAGCCTCCTCCAATGACTTTTTGGACAACTTCTTCCAAGGTTTCTAATGGTACATCCAAACATGCATTCATGACATCACGAAGAGTACTCCCATTCTCAAGGTATATATACTCGGGGGGGCACTTGTTTAAACGACTAGCATTAAGCTTAAACAAGGTGGGCGTCACAACCTAGTTCCACAAAAAACAAAGGAACTGACACACAATATTTTAGACCATACAGTAACATAAAGTGTATCTTCATTTTACTTACCTCAACACCATGGCAATCTTCACAATTGCACACAATCCCATCACCATTAATCACTCCCCGAAGCCCTGCTTATCCAGCCTTGCTTGCCTGCAAATTTCTCAAATTCAGACACTCACATTTTCAACAGCAATACTCATATCTCAAAAGAGAGCCTATGCGATAAGAAGGAAAATCAGCCAACACCTTCACACTGTGAGCATAATTCACTGCCACACCCTCAAGAATCCCTGTGGCTAGAAGCTCCTTCAGACTTGTTGGGCACCTCTTAGTACTAGCCTTGGACACAGCAACCAATGCACCATCTTCCATTT
This genomic window contains:
- the LOC112785241 gene encoding increased DNA methylation 1-like isoform X4; this encodes MKHSTSRDKSDGKVTTKDLRLHKLIFEADVLPDGTEVAYYVHGKRLLDGYKRCFGIVCSCCDKELLLLIYLHMYTSNGVSLHELSINYLKERKFSSSDNDDLCSICSDGGDLLCCDGCPRAFHIDGNGGV
- the LOC112785241 gene encoding increased DNA methylation 1-like isoform X3, which gives rise to MKHSTSRDKSDGKVTTKDLRLHKLIFEADVLPDGTEVAYYVHGKRLLDGYKRCFGIVCSCCDKELLLLIYLHMYTSNGVSLHELSINYLKERKFSSSDNDDLCSICSDGGDLLCCDGCPRAFHIGEVPVTYSFPYCI